TTGCAATTCTTGATTAATTAAAGTCTGAGTTAAACCAGGGGTGATATATAATTTAAATGCTTTTTTATATATTATTTTTTCAAATGAATCTTCTGTTGGTATTGTACTATCCTCTTCTTCAGTTTCTTCTTCAGCCTCTTTAATCATTTCTTCTATCTCATCTTCGCTTCTATTCTTTTTGATTTTTTTTATTTTTAATTTTTGTTTTCCACTTCCAGTTGAAGGTGCAAAAGCAATCCTATCTATCTCTGATAATGTTGCTAAATAATCTTTATATTCTGGAGGCATCTCAATTTCTTCTTCTTCATCAAATAAACTTTTTTGTGTTTTCTCTTCTGTTTTTTCTTGCGGTTTTTTAACTTCGAATGTTTTATGTCCTCCCATTTCAACTTCAACTAATCTTTCAAATAATTTCTCTAATGAAGGCATTAATTTATTTTTAGAATCTTCAGATTGGAAATATTTTTCTAAAGTTGGCATAAGTCTCTTTTTTATTTCTTCTCTTCTCTCATTTTCTTCTTCTTTATCTTTTCCTTCCTCTATCTTTCTTGCTTTATCCATTTTTTCAGCTAAAATTTCTCCTAATGGTATTATTTCTGTTTCATTATCTTTCCAAGAATTAATTATTTTTTTAGCTGTTTCTTTAACTTTTTCATCTTTATCATAAGTTAATTCATAAACTGCAAAAACTGCAGTTGGTGATTCTGGATAAGAAGATAATTCTTTTGCAGCTTTTAATCTAATCTTTGCATCTGCATCATAAGATAATTTAAACCAATATTCTATTTTTTTATCTGACAAATTAAACACCTAAAATACTTTTTCACCAATATAAACTTCTAATCCATTAGCATTTATTTTAAATGGAACTAATTCTTCAACATATTTTGTTCCTCTCATCTTAACTACTTCTAATGCTCTTACTCTTTTTTCTGCTCTTTGTAAATTATATAAATTAATTATTCCATCTGCAATAAATTGTTCTACTGAAAAAAGCATATTTGTTCTTTCATATGAAGAATATTCATAAGTTAATAAAGTAGTACACTGTAATCCACTTATTAATGAAAGAAGCTCTTGTATTGTTTGTCTGTATTTTGACTTTTCAGAAAAATTAGTTTTCAATACTGTTGCTGAATCAATAACTGCTCTAGATACATCATGTTCTACAATATACTTTTCTAAAATATCTACTAAAGCAAGAACATCTAATGATTCGGGTTTAACAATAAATATTTTTTCATTTTCTATTAATTTATCTATATCTTTCCAAGTTTTAAATGTAGATTTTATATTTTCTAAAATAGACTCTTCACTTTCAACTAATGATATAAAAACACCTGGTTCTCCTTTTAAAGCACCTCTGTATATAAACTCAAAACTCAATAAAGTTTTACCTGTACCTGGCCCACCACAAATAGAAATATCATGATATTTTGGTATTCCTCCATATAATATTCTATCCAAACCTTCTATATCAAAAGGTACTTTTTCCACAACACCACCTATTTATCTTTTTTAAGGTCTTTTATTTTAGACTGCATTCTTTTTTCTTGAAGATC
The sequence above is drawn from the Candidatus Micrarchaeia archaeon genome and encodes:
- a CDS encoding ATPase domain-containing protein encodes the protein MEKVPFDIEGLDRILYGGIPKYHDISICGGPGTGKTLLSFEFIYRGALKGEPGVFISLVESEESILENIKSTFKTWKDIDKLIENEKIFIVKPESLDVLALVDILEKYIVEHDVSRAVIDSATVLKTNFSEKSKYRQTIQELLSLISGLQCTTLLTYEYSSYERTNMLFSVEQFIADGIINLYNLQRAEKRVRALEVVKMRGTKYVEELVPFKINANGLEVYIGEKVF